Sequence from the Vicinamibacterales bacterium genome:
CGACGATCGCGTCACGTTAATCTACGAAACCGAGGTTTGGATGAGCCGGCGACTCGCGTGACGCCGTCACGAGAGGGTGTTCGCGGGGGCGAACGAGCGTTGCGCTAGACCGAATGCCCGGCCGGGACGATCGCGGGGGCGGTCGCGGCGCCGCGCTTCAGCCACCGCTGCACCTGCGCCATGTAGGTATAGACGACTGGCGTCAGGTAGAGGGTCACGAGCTGCGAGAAGATCAGGCCGCCGACCACCACGAGCCCGAGCGGCTGCCGCGCCTCACCGCCGGCGCCGTAG
This genomic interval carries:
- a CDS encoding efflux RND transporter permease subunit; this encodes YGAGGEARQPLGLVVVGGLIFSQLVTLYLTPVVYTYMAQVQRWLKRGAATAPAIVPAGHSV